CGCACCGGACTGGGCAATGCGCCACTCGAGCATCTCGGTGCTGAAGTCGTCACAGTTGCCCAGATCGGTAAAGCCGACGATGTAGTCCTTCGTTTTGCTGTCCTTTATCAGTGCGATGCTCGGTATCACCTTGATCCGGAGGCGCTCTGTGAGGAAGGGGCACCGTTCCGCATTCACCTTGCAAAACCGCGCCTCCAGATGCTTGGTGGCCAGCACCTTCAGATGCATATCGACGATCCGGCAGCGGGGCGTAGAGTCGCGATAGAAGTGGCACACGATGTTGGGCGACTTTTTCGATATCGCAAAGAACTCCTTCTCGTCCGCCAGCTCCGCGTACTCGCCGTGGCCGTTGTTTTTCCACTCCTGCCGCTGCTGGGCCTGTTTCTTCATCTGCTGGATGCGCTGTTCCCGCAGCTTGTCCAGATCGTCCGCGTTCAGGGTCTCCAGCCGGTCCAGCTCACTGTCCAGATGCTTCTCCAGCTGGACGGCGGCCGAGATCATTTGGTTCTGTATGAGCTGCTCCATGATTGCTGAGCACGGGGGAGGGAAATGAGACAAGACCACGAATTGGAAACGGATTCGTGAATAAAACGGAACACGATATAGAGAGTGCGACACCAaatgatgcacacacacacacgtacaaacgTACGGGAGCGGCCTACGCCTTGCGTGCAAAGGCCGGTCGTCCCGTTGGTTTTCGATCGACGTGCACCACCGAACCCACATTCGTGACGGGGGGCATCTGATCGTCATTTTGATAAAATAGCGCTAACGCCCTGACATTACCACAAGCTCACGTGCATCGGAGGATGGCAAAGGGCTGAAAATAGCTTCCCACCGCCCGAAATACTTACAATTTGCGACGTTTCTGTAAAATAGTTCCTGAATTACAATCTACCTTCCCGTTAGCTTTCTTCTActtttcgcttctgtgggtatGTGATTCATGCCCTCCTGCTCTTCACGCTACTGCGTCTCTTTCTACTGACATTTCCTCAAATGTCGACTTGATGTCGACCGACACCGACCACCGTGGCACAGTGGGCTTTTCGTCGCAGGACAAATGATGCAGATTGTgagtttatttttctatttttttaataaataagcTTTTAATCCTTTGAAACTATACTGGAAAAATGGTGGAAATATTTACATACTtaacaaataaccaaatattatatttttctattCAAAATCCACTCAAAATCGAAACCCCCACAAAGCAAGCGATTTGACAGCTTCCCACGTTGATCGATTCGATCAACCTGCGGCTGCTGCACCACTGCTCGTGTACAGGGGCCTTCGTAACGACTTTgacaaattacaaaaaatcgaATCGTTGAATAGAACGGACGGAGTGCGTTG
This is a stretch of genomic DNA from Anopheles merus strain MAF chromosome 2R, AmerM5.1, whole genome shotgun sequence. It encodes these proteins:
- the LOC121589882 gene encoding thioredoxin domain-containing protein 9 — its product is MEQLIQNQMISAAVQLEKHLDSELDRLETLNADDLDKLREQRIQQMKKQAQQRQEWKNNGHGEYAELADEKEFFAISKKSPNIVCHFYRDSTPRCRIVDMHLKVLATKHLEARFCKVNAERCPFLTERLRIKVIPSIALIKDSKTKDYIVGFTDLGNCDDFSTEMLEWRIAQSGAIEYSGDLLTPPDVKKQKKPTNMKTIRGGYDSDDSDIDFDD